Proteins encoded in a region of the Scyliorhinus torazame isolate Kashiwa2021f chromosome 1, sScyTor2.1, whole genome shotgun sequence genome:
- the LOC140420590 gene encoding cystatin-F-like, translating into MGTVLGVLLSVLFAFGLIPSDGVGRTVKTPVGPGVPRDINTTDLGVQNATLIAIYGFNNQSNDIFLFKVHRIHKAQVQVVAGLKYFLYADIRRTVCRKGKPYNFKYCSFQTYPPLSKRFTCHFKVWVASWKQSWKMIDLNCQ; encoded by the exons ATGGGTACAGTGTTGGGAGTGCTGCTCTCTGTACTATTCGCTTTTGGTTTGATCCCTTCTGATG GTGTTGGCAGAACAGTAAAGACTCCTGTTGGTCCAGGAGTTCCCAGAGATATTAACACGACTGATTTGGGCGTTCAAAATGCCACCCTAATTGCAATCTATGGCTTTAACAACCAATCGAATGACATCTTCCTGTTTAAAGTTCATAGAATACATAAAGCCCAGGTACAG GTTGTTGCTGGACTGAAATATTTTCTATATGCTGATATTAGAAGAACAGTATGTCGTAAAGGAAAACCATATAACTTCAAGTACTGCTCATTTCAAACATACCCGCCGCTAAGTAAG agATTTACTTGTCATTTTAAAGTCTGGGTTGCTTCTTGGAAACAGAGTTGGAAAATGATTGATCTGAATTGCCAGTGA